One window of Marinomonas primoryensis genomic DNA carries:
- a CDS encoding helix-turn-helix domain-containing protein: MTQPDSDVFSLPNEADIHDHDFHQLVVVLDGNTDFDIQGKGKQLHTGEGCILPSENSHAFAGLGDNRIMVINLPIPPQKGITDEEYEIVSRLFDQAAYFQLNPRLQILASALSGELQQYPNDMILARACGNTLLSAIRHQINNKDVRTRGNHLDIDKLDQFIELNLSRRVHIDQLANFCFLSVSQFHERFKDRIGMTPHQYLMRKRLERAQSLLREGHPPIQVAEMCGFSSQSAMTNVFSQTLSITPLKYQKQFGGR, translated from the coding sequence TTGACTCAGCCTGATTCCGACGTTTTCAGCCTGCCGAATGAAGCGGATATCCATGATCACGACTTTCATCAATTGGTGGTCGTATTAGATGGCAATACCGATTTTGATATTCAAGGCAAAGGCAAGCAGCTGCATACTGGCGAAGGGTGTATCCTTCCGTCAGAGAACAGCCATGCGTTTGCGGGTCTGGGTGATAATCGCATCATGGTGATTAACCTGCCTATTCCACCGCAAAAAGGCATTACCGACGAAGAATATGAAATTGTGTCCCGCTTGTTTGATCAAGCGGCGTATTTTCAGTTAAATCCGCGCTTACAAATCTTAGCCTCGGCATTATCCGGCGAATTACAACAATACCCAAATGACATGATCTTAGCCCGAGCGTGTGGCAACACGTTACTCAGTGCCATTCGTCATCAAATCAACAACAAAGACGTTCGCACTCGAGGTAATCATCTTGATATCGATAAACTCGATCAATTTATTGAGCTCAACTTGTCGCGTCGTGTCCACATCGACCAACTCGCTAATTTTTGCTTTTTGAGTGTCAGCCAATTTCACGAGCGTTTTAAAGATAGAATAGGCATGACACCTCATCAGTACTTGATGCGAAAACGTTTAGAACGCGCTCAATCGCTATTAAGAGAAGGCCATCCACCCATTCAAGTCGCCGAAATGTGCGGGTTTTCGAGTCAAAGTGCGATGACTAATGTTTTTTCTCAAACGCTTTCCATCACCCCCTTAAAATACCAGAAGCAATTTGGTGGCCGCTAA